TATGTTAGTAGAGATGAAAAAAGATCAAAGAAATTAGCATGTTAACACAGAAGATTTATTTGAAAACACGATATTTTTTTGTTCGCATCACGATAGAGTTTTTCTCATTACTCGCTAGCATTTTTTTCACTTCACTATTGTTTTGTTTTCGTTCACGATAGTTCTTAGTTGAAGACACGTGCATTTAGCGCTCGATTCTCGATAAGAAGTTGCTATCGAGAATCGAGAGTTTTTAGCGACAACCACGTTTTCCTTCGCTCGATTTTGTTTTTGTCCCAGTCAACAACAAATACCGCGTCCAAAAAGCAACTTAGATATTTTACTATTTGGAGGCAGTATAAGGAGCAGATACGATAAACATTCCCCCTCAAAAAACGTAAAACGGTTTGGTTTTTTTATTAATATGTCACTGCCTTATATTATCTCACTTCACGAGTATTAGTTCGATTCACGGTAGTTTGTAGCTTTCTTGCTTATTTCAGATCTCGATAGCCAAGCCAATGACCCTGTTGTGCTCACGTAACTCCTTGAAAATACGAGACAAAAAAATCTAGACACAATGCCTATTAAGTAAATCGCAATAGGATGTATTTGGGTTTTAGCGCCATATCGAGTCTCGAAATAAGAGTTCGCAAGGCTATATTATAAGATGTGCAATTTGAGTTTGAACTATGGTAATGGATAAATATTAGGTTTCTTGTCGGGGTAATTAGAAGGCAAGAGCTTTCACTTGGGCACTCGCTTTCTGCCACTATTATTGCTGCATCGCTTTAGGCGGTAATAATGGTTAGTTTTTTAATTTGCAGTTAATTTTGAGGTCTAGCGAAATATTATGAAGGACACTTTAGCAGTAGTGAACCAAAAAGGCGGAGTAGGCAAGACTACCACCGCTGCGAATCTTGGCGCTGGGCTTGCCTCCCGTGGCAAACGTGTGTTGTTGGTGGATATTGATGCTCAGGCAAATTTGTCTGCTCATTTTGGCATTGCAAAGGACGAAACCGCTGAGTCGGCTTCTATGTATAATGTCTTGCGATATGGCGCAAAGCTCAAAGATGTCATCGTTAGCGTTGAGGAGAAGTTAGATCTAGCGCCGGCTAGCCTTCTACTTAGTGCCGCTGATTTGGAATTGGGCGGAATAATAGGTCGGGAGCTGTTACTAAAGAAGGCGTTAGAGCACGTAGTGGATGATTATGATTATATTATTGTCGATTGCCCACCATCGCTAGGGCTTCTGTCTTTAAATGGCCTAGTAGCGTCGTCCAAGGTAATAGTGCCGGTTCAGAGCGAGTACTTGGCTTTGCATGGCGTGCGCCAGCTACTGGATACAATAGATCAGGTTCGAGCCGCCTATAACCCGGTTTTGGGAGTAGGTGGAGTTCTGTTATGTCTGTACGACTCGCGGCGCAGATTGGCGCGAGGGGTCGCTGATACAATTAGGGAATATTTCGGAAATTTGGTGTTCGAAACCGTAATTCGGACAAATGTTGCCTTGGCCGAGGCTCCAGCGGGTGGAACCTCAATCTTTAGATACGATTCAAGGTCTACTGGCGCCGAAGATTATGGCAATTTAGCAGAGGAGATATTGAGCAAATGGCACGCAAGAAATTAAGTTTTGAATCCAATCCACTATTTTCCGGACCAAGCTTGGTCGATCGCGCTCAATCTGGAAGTCCGTACAGGGAGCTTTCAATCGGCGATATTGACGTGGATCCGGATCAACCGCGGCGAGTCTTCGATACTCAATCATTGTCGGATTTGGCTGCTTCCATCAAACAACAGGGAGTATTGTGTCCGATACTAGTGAGACCGACAGATGCCGGGACATATAAATTAATCTCAGGTGAACGCAGACTTCGAGCCAGCAAAATAGCTGGACTAGAGAAAATTCCGGCTATTATCGATAATGGAGAAGATCTGGATCGAACAATCCTTGCTAAGCAATTGGTCGAAAATATTCAGCGCGACGACCTTACTTCGATGGAGAAGGCTTTAGCATTTGGCCAATTGCGCGATGCTTACGGCTGGAGCGTTCGAGAAATAGCGAAGCAGCTCGGCGTATCGAAATCTCAGGTTCAGAGGAGCATAGATGTATTAATGCTACCCGACGATTTGCAGTCCGCTCTTATTGAAGGTGCTTCAGAGAGTAAGATCTTGTTGCTGTCGAGGATTCAGGATCGTGAAATGAGGAAGGAGTTGCTCTTGCGATTAGCTGATCTCTCTCGCTCTCAGTTGGAGGATGAAATTGCTGCGATAGAGGATGGCTTGCAGGGCAACTCAAGGCGGTCGTCCCACGGTGGGACGGTTGCGACAAAGACTAGGGAAAAAATAAGGCCGGAGGACAGAAGAATAGTTGAGGATATGCAGCAGGCGTTAGGCATTCGCGTAAATTTGTTGCGCAGAAAGGGCAAGGAGACGCAGGGTAAATTGATATTAGAGTTTTATTCTTCTTCCGATCTAAACGAGCTTTACAGGCGGCTAGCTAGCTCGTCTACTGCTCTAACTAGCCAAAAACATTAGCTACTTCTTCGATTGGGAGCCTTAGTGAGATGGTTGGTGTCGATGCATATGTAGATCCTCTTTTTTTTAAGAAGCTTGAGGAATATGTAGAGGTGGCCAACTCGCTTCTTGCTGAGGTAGTGGCTTTGGATTCTCGCCTGCATCCGGCTATGAGCTATTGTTTGGATGGTGGAGGGAAGCGCATTAGGCCAGTATTGGCCATGGCTAGTGCCGCGATGTTGGGGGTGAGTATGGCGGAAGTTTGTCCATGGGCTGTGGCGCTTGAATACGTGCATACTTCTTCGTTAATTCATGACGATTTGCCCGCCATAGATGACGATGACTTTCGTCGGGGCAGGGAGACTTGTCACCGCAAATTCGGTGAGGCGATCGCTATTCTTAGTGGGGACGCGTTTTTGAGTGAGGCTTTTAGAGTCATTGCAACGGCGAGAGAAATTGAGCCGGCGGTTGGAATAAGGCTTGTGAAGCTGTTGGCGG
The window above is part of the Deltaproteobacteria bacterium genome. Proteins encoded here:
- a CDS encoding ParB/RepB/Spo0J family partition protein is translated as MARKKLSFESNPLFSGPSLVDRAQSGSPYRELSIGDIDVDPDQPRRVFDTQSLSDLAASIKQQGVLCPILVRPTDAGTYKLISGERRLRASKIAGLEKIPAIIDNGEDLDRTILAKQLVENIQRDDLTSMEKALAFGQLRDAYGWSVREIAKQLGVSKSQVQRSIDVLMLPDDLQSALIEGASESKILLLSRIQDREMRKELLLRLADLSRSQLEDEIAAIEDGLQGNSRRSSHGGTVATKTREKIRPEDRRIVEDMQQALGIRVNLLRRKGKETQGKLILEFYSSSDLNELYRRLASSSTALTSQKH
- a CDS encoding ParA family protein yields the protein MKDTLAVVNQKGGVGKTTTAANLGAGLASRGKRVLLVDIDAQANLSAHFGIAKDETAESASMYNVLRYGAKLKDVIVSVEEKLDLAPASLLLSAADLELGGIIGRELLLKKALEHVVDDYDYIIVDCPPSLGLLSLNGLVASSKVIVPVQSEYLALHGVRQLLDTIDQVRAAYNPVLGVGGVLLCLYDSRRRLARGVADTIREYFGNLVFETVIRTNVALAEAPAGGTSIFRYDSRSTGAEDYGNLAEEILSKWHARN